Proteins encoded in a region of the Melospiza melodia melodia isolate bMelMel2 unplaced genomic scaffold, bMelMel2.pri scaffold_35, whole genome shotgun sequence genome:
- the LOC134434396 gene encoding olfactory receptor 14C36-like yields the protein MFFFLLNLALSDLGSICTTVPKAMHNSLWDTRDISCAGCAAQLFLSFFFISAEYFLLTVMCYDRYVSICKPLHYGTLLGSRACAHMAAAAWAIGFLNALMLMANTFSLPLCKGNALGHFFCEIPQILKLSCAKSYLRELRLLAVSACLFSGSFVFIVFSYVQIFRTVLRIPSEQGRHKAFSTCLPHLAVVSLFTTTAVFSHLKPPLIFSPSLDVTLSVLYSVVPPALNPLFYSLRNQELKAAVWKLMTG from the coding sequence atgttcttcttcctgctcaacctggccctcagcgacctgggctccatctgcaccactgtccccaaagccatgcacaattccctctgggacaccagggacatctcctgtgcagggtgtgctgcacagttatttctgagtttcttcttcatctcagcagagtatttcctcctgactgtcatgtgctacgaccgctatgtgtccatctgcaaacccctgcactacgggaccctcctgggcagcagagcttgtgcccacatggcagcagctgcctgggccattggctttctcaatgctctcatgctcatggccaatacattttccctccccctttgcaaggggaatgccctgggacatttcttctgtgaaatccctcagatcctcaagctctcctgtgccaaaTCATATCTTAGGGAACTTCGGCTTCtggctgttagtgcctgtttattttctggatcttttgtgttcattgttttctcctatgtgcagatcttcaggactgtgctgaggatcccatctgagcagggacggcacaaagccttttccacctgcctccctcacctggccgtggtctctctcttCACCACCACTGCAGTGTTTTCTCACTTGAAACCCCCTTTgatcttctccccatccctggatgtgaccctgtcagttctctattcagtggtgcctccagccctgaaccccctcttctacagcctgaggaaccaggagctcaaggctgcagtgtggaaactgatgactggatag